Proteins from a genomic interval of Danio rerio strain Tuebingen ecotype United States chromosome 4, GRCz12tu, whole genome shotgun sequence:
- the si:ch73-352p4.8 gene encoding cystine/glutamate transporter, whose translation MEVSRRAANTDKVCTDGGSEKAVKDDAVHLRRRIGLLPAISFIIGTVVGSGIFIAPKGVLMNSGSVGLSLLVWALCGVLSTCGALCYAELGTSFTKSGGHYTYLLETLGPLPAFLRLWTEYIFIRPAVASYVSLAFGRYVVEPFFMPCVAPTVLVKMVSMLGVTFVVAVNCWSVSLAARTQVSLTFIKMFALVLIIIPGIMALANGNTKNFQNAFESDSVSLTKLPLAFYSGLYAYGGWFYLNFITEEVINPNRTVPLAIIFSMVTVTVFYVLVNVAYYTMMTANELLVSDAVAVTFANRALQGVAPAIPVLVALSCLGALNGGFFGSPRMLFVGAREGHLPAIFSMIHIRRQTPLPAVLFLYPLVIVMMARGEIFQLINFASFSRWLFIALATLGLIIHRYRFPEHPRPFKVPIAVAVVFTIVCFFIVGLSLYSDPWNTGGSCALTISGVPVYYLTVKKSCIPERWKKAFNYVSEKLQILLEVAQQEVQTY comes from the exons ATGGAGGTCTCTAGAAGAGCGGCTAACACTGATAAAGTGTGCACTGATGGTGGAAGTGAGAAAGCTGTGAAAGATGATGCGGTTCACCTGAGGAGGAGGATCGGCCTGCTGCCAGCCATCTCCTTCATCATCGGCACTGTGGTGGGCAGCGGCATCTTCATCGCACCCAAAGGTGTCCTGATGAACTCGGGCAGTGTGGGACTGTCCCTGCTGGTCTGGGCTCTGTGTGGTGTCCTCTCCACTTGCG GAGCTTTGTGTTACGCTGAGCTGGGTACGAGCTTTACTAAATCAGGTGGGCATTACACATACCTGCTGGAGACTCTTGGTCCGCTGCCTGCCTTCCTGCGACTGTGGACTGAGTACATATTTAttag ACCTGCAGTGGCCTCGTACGTGTCTCTGGCTTTCGGCCGTTACGTGGTGGAGCCATTTTTCATGCCGTGTGTCGCTCCGACAGTTTTAGTCAAAATGGTCAGCATGCTGGGAGTCA CATTTGTGGTGGCGGTGAACTGCTGGAGTGTGTCTTTAGCTGCTCGTACGCAGGTCTCGCTGACCTTCATCAAGATGTTTGCTCTGGTTCTGATCATCATCCCGGGAATCATGGCTCTGGCCAACG GGAACACCAAAAACTTCCAGAATGCCTTTGAATCTGATTCTGTATCTCTGACTAAACTACCCCTCGCCTTTTACTCAGGTCTTTATGCATACGGTGGATG gttttatttaaattttataaccGAAGAGGTAATTAACCCCAACAG GACCGTCCCATTGGCCATCATTTTCTCAATGGTGACTGTTACTGTGTTCTATGTGCTGGTCAATGTGGCTTATTACACAATGATGACCGCAAATGAGTTGCTGGTATCAGATGCAGTGGCAGTG ACATTTGCAAACCGGGCACTTCAAGGTGTCGCTCCTGCAATACCTGTATTAGTGGCTCTTTCCTGCCTTGGAGCTCTAAATGGAGGGTTTTTTGGCTCACCAAG GATGTTGTTTGTGGGAGCCAGAGAGGGTCATTTACCGGCGATCTTCTCCATGATCCATATTCGCAGACAAACACCACTGCCAGCCGTGCTGTTTCTG TATCCTCTGGTGATCGTGATGATGGCGAGAGGAGAAATCTTCCAGCTCATCAACTTTGCCTCTTTCTCCCGTTGGCTCTTCATTGCGCTGGCGACTTTAGGGTTGATCATCCACCGCTACAGATTTCCAGAACATCCCAGACCTTTCAAG GTCCCTATAGCAGTGGCGGTGGTCTTTACCATAGTATGTTTCTTCATTGTTGGCCTGTCCTTGTATTCGGACCCCTGGAACACCGGCGGCAGCTGCGCCCTCACAATCTCTGGAGTCCCGGTGTATTACCTGACAGTCAAGAAGTCATGCATACCTGAACGCTGGAAAAAAGCCTTCA ATTATGTCAGTGAAAAGCTGCAGATTCTCCTGGAAGTGGCGCAGCAGGAAGTTCAGACCTACTGA